In Paeniglutamicibacter kerguelensis, one genomic interval encodes:
- a CDS encoding DUF7059 domain-containing protein: MESILGSFRPAFPGLDRLVGVTSTANYAHVPDAPRSDDLQLLAAFAQDLERGQFAHEAIIEFLGEVAHEALMRDQLIPALRLIGSLPRPTVLGTMLGLFMLGGEASESDIAVAFPSLGLAGLVELGLLEAVPEANGMWHARVDMRPHASDADAEIWVASDLGAHQRPGVLRHDHVLGIGQASLTLAQTTIRPRVDTALDLGTGCGIQSFHLLSHVRRVVATDISARALGFTRFNLLLNHRALEIDPANLEDRVQLRLGSLLEPVAGETFDLVVSNPPFVITPRRVGENADDRFTYRDGGMPGDTLVATLVRDLPGILAPGGTAQMLANWEITEPADADAGLEWSAGPRSWLPEGTEAWFIQRESVSPTQYAETWLRDASQSRDQKAFAEQYGAYLEDFASRDVAAIGFGMVWLRRPADASKQPVGRLFEEITYPIEQPIGPYLGRAIETADALDLETLGDVHLLVAEDVTEERHQRPGAEHPGVILLRQGAGLRRTELMDTALAGFVSACDGDLSVSALVGALDSLLGEGDPEFSARLNQGIIRLIKRGFLLEMRNNR; the protein is encoded by the coding sequence ATGGAATCCATTTTAGGTTCTTTCCGTCCGGCCTTTCCCGGGCTGGATAGACTTGTGGGCGTGACTTCCACCGCAAACTACGCCCACGTTCCCGACGCTCCGCGCAGCGACGACCTGCAACTCCTGGCGGCATTCGCCCAAGACCTGGAGCGTGGGCAATTCGCCCACGAGGCCATCATCGAGTTCCTGGGCGAGGTGGCCCACGAGGCCCTCATGCGGGACCAGCTGATTCCGGCCTTGCGCCTGATCGGTTCGCTGCCGCGGCCGACGGTCCTGGGCACCATGCTCGGCCTGTTCATGCTGGGCGGCGAGGCTTCCGAATCCGACATCGCAGTGGCTTTCCCCTCGCTTGGCCTGGCCGGCCTGGTCGAACTGGGGCTGCTCGAAGCCGTGCCGGAGGCGAACGGAATGTGGCATGCCCGTGTGGATATGCGTCCGCACGCCTCGGATGCGGACGCCGAGATCTGGGTCGCCAGCGACCTCGGCGCACACCAGCGCCCCGGCGTGCTGCGCCACGACCACGTGCTGGGCATTGGCCAGGCTTCGCTGACGCTGGCCCAAACCACCATCCGACCGCGGGTGGACACCGCGCTGGACTTGGGCACGGGCTGCGGCATCCAGTCCTTCCACCTGCTCTCGCACGTACGTCGAGTCGTCGCCACGGACATCTCCGCACGCGCGCTGGGTTTCACCCGCTTCAACCTGCTGCTCAACCACCGGGCGCTGGAGATTGATCCCGCAAACCTCGAGGACCGGGTCCAGCTGCGCCTGGGCAGCCTGCTGGAGCCGGTGGCGGGGGAGACGTTCGATCTTGTCGTTTCAAACCCCCCGTTTGTCATCACCCCGCGCCGCGTGGGTGAAAACGCCGACGACCGCTTCACCTACCGCGACGGCGGAATGCCCGGCGATACCCTGGTGGCAACGCTGGTGCGGGACCTGCCCGGCATCCTTGCACCCGGCGGAACCGCCCAGATGCTCGCAAACTGGGAAATCACGGAGCCCGCGGACGCCGATGCCGGGCTCGAATGGAGCGCGGGGCCGCGCTCCTGGCTCCCGGAGGGCACCGAGGCCTGGTTCATCCAGCGCGAATCGGTCAGCCCCACGCAATACGCCGAAACCTGGTTGCGCGACGCATCCCAGTCCCGCGACCAGAAGGCCTTCGCGGAACAATACGGCGCCTACCTCGAGGATTTCGCCTCCCGTGACGTGGCCGCAATCGGCTTCGGCATGGTGTGGCTGCGCCGCCCGGCCGATGCGTCGAAGCAGCCGGTGGGACGGCTGTTCGAGGAAATCACCTACCCGATCGAACAGCCCATCGGCCCGTACCTGGGCCGGGCCATCGAAACCGCCGACGCACTGGACCTTGAAACGCTCGGGGATGTGCACCTGCTCGTTGCCGAGGACGTCACCGAAGAACGCCACCAGCGTCCGGGCGCCGAACACCCCGGGGTGATCCTGCTCCGCCAAGGCGCGGGCCTGCGCCGCACCGAACTCATGGACACTGCCCTGGCCGGGTTCGTCTCGGCCTGCGACGGGGATTTGAGCGTTTCGGCTCTTGTCGGCGCCCTGGATTCGTTGCTCGGCGAGGGCGACCCGGAATTTTCCGCACGACTTAATCAGGGGATAATACGACTTATTAAGCGGGGTTTCCTGTTGGAGATGCGAAACAACCGCTAA
- a CDS encoding GNAT family N-acetyltransferase, whose translation MDSMIEVTTTHLQQLSASALVPSSRPLPARARIELVREITPEFSKFLYQGVGSEWNWADRLKLTRTQWDELMRTPGTETHVLYVNGAPGGYVELLARHADGGTEVEIMYFGLFPQCIGQGLGGALLTEGIARAWDLDTRCEGFAPVARVWVHTCSLDGPAAIANYEARGLSVFHTETEKLVPGDGAAGMWPGG comes from the coding sequence ATGGATTCCATGATTGAGGTCACCACCACGCATTTGCAGCAGCTTTCCGCTTCGGCGCTGGTTCCGTCCTCCCGCCCGCTGCCGGCCCGCGCCCGGATCGAACTGGTGCGGGAGATCACCCCGGAGTTCAGCAAGTTCCTCTACCAAGGGGTGGGCAGCGAATGGAACTGGGCGGACCGGCTTAAGCTGACCCGAACCCAATGGGATGAGTTGATGCGCACGCCGGGCACCGAGACCCACGTGCTCTATGTCAACGGGGCGCCCGGCGGCTATGTGGAGCTGCTGGCCCGGCACGCGGACGGGGGCACCGAGGTTGAAATCATGTACTTCGGCCTTTTCCCGCAGTGCATCGGCCAAGGACTGGGTGGGGCGTTGCTCACCGAGGGCATCGCCCGTGCGTGGGATCTCGATACGCGTTGCGAGGGCTTTGCCCCGGTGGCTCGCGTCTGGGTCCACACATGTTCCCTTGACGGCCCCGCCGCAATCGCAAACTATGAGGCGCGCGGCCTCAGCGTTTTCCACACCGAGACCGAAAAGCTGGTCCCCGGCGACGGAGCCGCGGGGATGTGGCCGGGGGGCTAG